In the genome of Paraburkholderia azotifigens, the window GACGATCGCCTCTGGGCCGTGCACCGCAACCTCGCGGATTTGCGCGCGTAGCGTTTCTTCGGTGACTTCGGAAAACTGGAAGTTCACCTTTAGGCCGAGATGGTTCTCGGAAGAACAGTCAATACCGTTGTCACGGTAATTGGCGACGATCTTCTGCTGCACCTCCCTGAGGTACGGACTCACGAGACCGAATTTCTTCACACCCGTCTTGTCCAGAATCTCGTTCAGCGCCAGCACCGAAGTGGTGGCAGGGATGCCCGTCGCCTCCTCGATTTCACGGCACAGGCGGCGGTCCGTTTCGAAACCCAGCCAGCCGGAAGACGTGCCATTCCATGCAATCACATCGACCTTGGCGTCGGCCAGGAGCCTTGCGGCCTGAATAATGTTAGTGGTGTCGAATTGTCCGAGTGCCCTGTCGGACAGCGAGATTTCGGTGACTGTGAAGCGCGAGAAATGGGCGCTGACACCGGGCAATTGGGCCACCATTGCGCTCGTGATCGGTTCGAGCGCAGTGTTGGACGAAGGAGTCAGCATGCCGAGCAGAATGCGTTTGCTCATGATGAATTGAGTAGTCGGTTATTGAAGGTGAGGAGCGCAATGCTCAGACGGGTAGCTTGCGTTGGTAGTCGATCAGTGTCGAACAAACGAAGAGGCCTACGCCTGCGGCAGCGAAAAACATCAGCGCCAGAAAGTACGAGCCGGTAGTCTGCACGATCAGGCCAACGATGATCGGCACGAGAACGCCGCCGATATTGCCGCCGAGGTTCATCAGACCGCCGAGAAAGCCGATCTTGTTGCGCGTACCGAGGATGGAAGGCAGGCACCAGTACAGGCCGCACCAGCGCAGGAAGAACAATGTGGATGCGAGCAGCACCACGACCGTCACGGGATTGCCGACGTAGGCGACCGAAAAGATCGACGCCGTGGCCGCCACGGCGGCGATGCCGAATAGCGTACGCATCACGCGATTAGGCGAACCGCCCGCCGCCTTCCACTTGTCGGCAATCCATCCACCGATCAGTTCACCCACGAAGCCGCTGAAGAAGATCGCGAAACTGGCTCCGCCCATCTGCTGAATATTGAAGCCGTGAACCTTGTTCAGGTAGTTCGGCATCCAGGTGAGCAAGCCGTAAAACAGCGAGTTAAAGCACATCCAGCCGAAGAACATGCCCCACACCGACCGATACCGGAAAAAATCCAGGCTGCGGCCACTGGCATGAGCCGGCTCGCTACGCTGTTCTTCCTCCAGCGCCGCTTCGAGATAGTCTGCTTCCGCCTGATTCACGGCCGGATGCTCGCGAGGGTTGTTACGGATGTAGTACCAGGCAAACAGGCCGGCAAGCATGGTGCCCACGCCCGCCACCACAAAGGATGTGCGCCAGGATCCAAACTCGCTGATCAACCCGGAGATGATCACCGCACCGAATGCCGCCCCCAGCGGCGCGCCACCGTCGAGCAGCGTCGCGCCGCGGCCACGCTCGTGGCGCGTCATCCACATCGCGTTGAGCTTGCCGCCGGCCGGGTAGATCGGTGCTTCAGAAGCGCCCAAGCCCAGCCGGGTGAGAATCAGCGCGGTCGACGTGGTGCAGATTGCGGCAACACCCTGGAAAAAGCCCCAGAACAACGTAGCGCACGCGATCACGATGCGCGGCTTGAAACGGTCGGCCAGCATGCCGCCCGGAATCTGCATGACCGCATAGGTCCAGAAGAACGAACTGAGAATCAGGCCCTGCACGGCAGGAGCGATGTTGAACTCCTTGGCAATCAGCGGCATGGCCACGGACAGCGAGGCCCGGTCCACATAATTGATTGAAATCAGCAACAACATGACCAGAAAGATTCGCCAGCGTACGCCGGTCCTGCCCTCGGCCTGCACGGCTGCATTTACGGTTTGCATCTGTGTCTCCTCCGTTAGGCCAGAGATGGCCTTCGGGTTTCATGTCTGTTGAAAAGGACCGCTCCCGGTCCCCTGCGCTGCATGCGCCAGTGCAGTATATGATGTCTAATTATGAATTACAAGCGACGCATTTCGTTGATTTTTAAGGCTTTTTATTTTTGTGGATAGTCCACCTGACTTGTAAGACAATTAAGCAAAAGCGGAAGAGACAAACGGAAACAGACGACATGAACATGAAGTCATTACCGGCTGAGACACGCAAGCGGATCAGCCTGCGCGGAACGGGTATGTACGCGGCGATCGCGGAGCGGCTGCGCGAGATGATTCTTGAGGGTGAACTGCCGCCCGGCGACCATATCGACGAGAAAGCGCTGTGCGAGCAGTTCGACATCTCCAGAACGCCTTTGCGCGAGGCGCTCAAAACGCTTGTGACCGAGGGACACGTGACTCACCGGCAGCACATGGGTTTTCAGGTCGCACCAATCGATAGGGACGAGATTGCTGCCATCTTTGAAGTGCTGCATGGACTGGAGGAAACGGCGGGACGGCTCGCTGCGCAGCGCATCGACGACAAGCAGATGAAGATGCTGATGGAGCGCCATCGCGCTATGGAAACCTATCATCGCGAGGGCAAGCGCACGGCCTACTATCGCGCTAACCAGAAAGTGCATCAGCACATCGTGGATGTCGCAGGCAATCCCGTCCTCTCCGACATGTACTCATCGTTGATGAGCAAGATTCACCGTGCAAGAGGTGCAGCTAATGCCGATGTGCTGCGCTGGGCGGAGTCGCTCGGCGAACACAGCGAAATACTGGACGCGCTGTCGAAGCGAGATGGAGCAAACCTGGGCCGGTTACTGCGCGAACATTCAGAACACACGGCGGCGGAAGTAATGAAAGTGTTGGAGGCCGCCAACGCGGGTTAGCAAAAACAAGAACCTCTTAAACTCGCATTTGCCGGTGCGTTGAGTTTTCACTCCTCCACGCGCCGAAGCAAACCGTCGACAACATGCGCATGGCTCGTCCGTCCGGCAACCTCGGCCTGTACCGTCTCTATCTGATCACCTATTTCCGCGATCACCCCATGGTGCGCCGAGACATGCCGCTCGTGATCGAGAACTGCAGTCCAGCCAGCCCGTCGTCGCGCTGGAGATCTACCTTTACGTTGGAGAGACGAACTGGGAACAGTACGAAAACCTGCAGTCGGACATGCTGGACCACGCGTATGGAGTCGCGCCTCAGTTCGGCTTGCGTTGCTGGCAGCCGCAATGGCTGTCGCCTTCACTGTAATACTGGCAGGCGAAGAGTCTACGACACCGAAGTCCGGCCTCAGCACACCTGGCCGCACTCCCCTGCCAGATCCGAAATTTCCTTCTGAAGCGCACCAAGGAACACGTTCACCCGATTCGGCACATACCGACGGCTTGGGATGACCGCCCACACCGACAGATCTTCCATCGCCGCGTCCTCCAGATGAACCTGCACGAGCGATTGATCGGCCAGTTGCCGGAAGACATCCCAGTACGTCAACATGGCTAACCCCAGTCCCTGCACAGCTGAAGTGCGTGCCGCTTCCACACTGGTCGTGTTGACATACCCCTCAATGCGCTTGCGTATCAGCTTGCCGTCGACAACGAGCGGCCATCTTTCCACCGAGTCAAGTCTGATACAGCGATGCTGGTCCAGTTCCGCCGACGTCGCAGGTCGTCCGTGCCTCTTCAGGTACTCGGACGAAGCACAAATAAGACGCGGATTCGGAGCAATTTTTCTGGCCACCAGTTCCGAATCCTCCAGAGGTGCAATGCGTAATGCGAGATCCAGCCCCTGCCCCACGATATCGACCTGGCGATCTGACAGATCGAGGTCGATACGAAGGTCCGGGTTAGCTTCGAGCAAACCTGGCAGCATCGGCAACACGACCGATTGTCCGAAGCCACTCGGTGCGGTCAAACGCAATACGCCCGATGCAGTGCCCGACGACGGACTCAGCTCAGCTCGCGCGCCCGCTTCTGCGTCGACCATCGCCCTCGCATACGGCACAAACGCCTCGCCTTCTGCGGTCAAGGTCAGAGAGCGAGTGGTCCGATGAAAGAGGCGCACGCCGAGGTCCTCTTCGAGCGCCGCGATGCGCCGTGACACCTGCATGGGCACCACGTTCAGCTGACGCGCCGCCGCTGACAGGCTTCCCGCTGATGCAACCGCCAGGAATGTCTGAACGTCTGGGAGGAACATCGTTTATATCCAAAAGTGTTAGGGCGGCTTCACGCTCCGACCTCTGTTTCCTGCCGTTCGCGACGCCTACCATGCAGTCACCTTCTTCACGAGACGAGCAGCGAAATGAACGACGCAACCTCCCCGATCCTTTCTCCGTATAACCGCAACGGCATCGCAGTACGCAACCGCATCGCCGTCGCGCCCATGACCCGTATTACGGCCACGGAATACGGCCATCCGACCCAAACCATGTTCGACTACTACAAGCGCTTCGCGAAGGGTGGCTTCGGGCTGGTAACGACGGAAGGCATTTACACCGACAAGGCGTTCTCGCAAGGATACCGGTTTCAGCCAGGCCTGGCCGACGACGTGCAGGCTGAGGCATGGTCGACGTTCAATCGCGAGATGCACGAGCATGGCACCCCTGTATTCGCGCAACTCATGCATGCCGGCGCGTTGAGTCAAGGCAACGCTTACCGAAGCCATACCGTGGGACCGTCGGCCGTCCGCCCCAAGGGCGAACAGATGAAGTTCTACTTCGGCGAGGGACTCTATGCTGAGCCGAAACAGATGACGGACGCGGAGATCGACGAGGCCGTTCAAGGTTTCGTCGATGCGGCACGACGTGCCGTGAATATCGCCGGGTTCAAAGGCGTGGAAATTCACGGCGCGAACGGGTATCTCCTCGACCAGTTCTTGACGGCGGGGACCAATCGTCGGACTGACCGTTGGGGCGGCGACACGAAGGCTCGCGTGCAACTGCTCGCGGATGTTGTGAAAGCAGTCAGGCACAACATCGGAGATGCTGTGCCTGTGGGCATCCGGATTTCACAAGGCAAGGTCAACGATTTCGGTTCGAAGTGGTCGGGTGGCGAGGCGGATGCAGAAGTGATCTTTGGCACACTTGCCGATGCAGGCATCGACTTCCTTCACGTCACGGAGTTCGAGGCCTGGCAGCCAGCATTTGAAGGCACGCACGATAGCCTCGTGACGCTGGCACGCCGTTATTCGCCCGCCGTCACCATCATCGCAAACGGCGGCTTGCACACGGCCGAGCGCATCAACAATGCACTTGCCTCCGGGGCGGACCTGGTGACAGTCGGACGCGGCGCACTGGCGAATCCCGACCTGCCGAAACTGCTCGCAAACAGGCGCGAACCCCGTACATTCGACAGTTCGATCCTTCAACCGATCGCCAGCATCAAGCCAGCAGAACTCGCGATGCAGATAGCCGCCTGAACGTAACGTCCGGTTGCGCGGCAGCTCGCAGCGCAATCGTCCTGCGGAACTCTCCAGCCTTCAGGTTGCGAGTTCCGCATGTTGTTTCTCCTGTTGCGAACGACGCCAGTCCGCTGGTGTCATGCCCAAACGTTGACTGAAGGCGCGCCAGAATGCGGCAACGGATTGATAACCGACTGTCTCTGCCACGACCTCGGTCGAAATGCCGTTGGCCGCCAGCGCCATTCGGATATCGGTCATAAGGTCATTCGGCGAACGGCCCAGCTTGTCCTGAAAGTGACGAATCAACGTCGCACGCGACATGCTGCAGAGGTTCGCCAACTCGGGCAGCGTCCATGCTCGCGCCGGGTCGCTGAAGATCGCCGTAAGCGCGGGAGAGAGGCGCCTGACCGGCGGAATTGAATACCGCGAAATAGAACGCGGTGATACCCGACGAAACATTTGCCGGCGCGCACATGGACATCTCATCCGCGTACTTTTCCGAGATCGGAAGCCGCTCGCGCAATCAGGACGCTGTCGGCTGTGTGGTCGCTGAACGACACGCGTGTTTCGTCGTCAGCGACGGCATCGCCAGCACGCCGGGTGGCGAAGTCGCCGCGCAACATGCGGTGAAGCAGATCCTTGCACAGGGCGGCGCACGTGCGATGGCAACACCCGACATTGCCGCCTGCATCGAAGATGCGAACGCTGCGATTCTCGCCGAGCAGGCGCGCAGTACAGATAGAAGGAAGATGGGGGCGACCGTCGCTGCACTATTCATCGACCGTATGACTCGCTCAGCCCAGTGGGCGCATCTCGGAGACAGTCGCCTCTATCACTTCCGCCACGGCTCGCTGATGCAACGGACCCGGGATCATAGCCTGCTGCAGCGTATGACGGACGCAGGTCTGTCCGTCAACGGCATAAGCGCGAGTCTGCTCGATTCAGCACTCGGGATGCCTGGAAAGATTGCACCATGCATTGCCCCGACGATGCCGCTGGAAGACGGCGACGTGTTCCTGTTATGCACGGACGGATTGTGGCACGCGGTACCAGATACACTGATAGAACGACATCTGCGCATCGTTAATAAGGCGGACGACTGGTTGAGTCTGCTGCGGCATGAGGTGTGCAAGCAGCGCGGACCGACCGCGCCCGCGGACAATTGCTCGGCACTTGCCGTCTGGGTAGGTCGACCGGAGGAAGCCACGCTGCTACGTATCAGCGCGTGATCGCATTCGATTCCAGTCTCTCACCGTCGACAAGAGTTGCCAGATCGCCGTGAGCTGCGCCGCAATCTTCATCTATTCGCTGCGCCGAACTGGCGTCGCTCCATGACAATCCTGTATTCACACGGGAGTAGCTGCCCGGTCTCTCTTCGTGATTATGGCGATCTCGTCCTGGCTCCAGGGGATCGAAGATGCAGGCCAGCATCCGAGTTCAATCGCAGCGCCGCAGTTGCTCACATTAATTCGGCCTCTGTTAGATCGCCCGTCACCATCACACGCATAGGTGCTTCCTGTGCCCCATCCCTAATGGCGTTGAGAACCTGCAGGCGCTAGCCGTCCCCAGCCCCTGTAAATCACCGGTCACATGTAACTCAATCTGTCTGTTGGGAGGAATCACGTGCAACTCCTCCAGCTCGTCGGCAAGCACATCCGAGAGATTGACATTCGTGGGCACGACGTTGATGCCCAGGCCCAGTCTGGTCTTGTTGAATTCAGTTAGGTCATCCAGCAGCGTCTGCATCCCCGCCCCGCTGCGTATCAGGCGGCTCGCGGCATTCGATACTTGCTCACCGGCGCAGAAATCCGCGAACACTCATTTGATCACCTTACGCCAAAAGACCAGATACGCGGCCGAGCAGGATGCGAGAAGCAGGATTCCCCACATCGGGGCCATGCTGACCAGAACGGAAGTAGCAGACATTTCATACTCCTATTGACTGATGTATCGATTCACCCACGATTGACTGGTTTCGCCAATACATGGGCGATGTGTGTGTTTCGTTGAGCAGCTTATTGATGCTATGCCAATAGCCGGTGCCATACCTGTGGTTTCCTGCCGCACCGACTTTGCGCCAGATCAATCGTCGCTCACCGGACGTTCCGGACGCCAGTCAATTTCTGTCGCTGGATCCACGTCATGGGTCTCAGCGGCCGCAAGCTTGGCAGAAAACCCGAGTTTGACGTGCGTCAATACCAACGGATCTACGATTACGTGACGTTTGCATCAGGCGCCGCTCCTGACCCGTACGACCATTTCCGTGGTGATCGACTGCTTGAGATGCAACCGCTCTGGATGCGCTCCCGCAGTTCCCTCTGGCCAACGCGCCGCGTGCGCGCCATCGCACATCATGCGGAAGGATCGGAATCCGCCCTCAGGGCACTTTGCCAGTTGCCCGTTGCCGCAGCTGCCCGCTCCGTCACTCGCCAAGTCTACTGATCTTGAGGTTTGTTCGACGCCTGCCCATGTCTGCGGTCTCGTAAGCGCCCGCCGACGCGCGCGGGCAGGCGTTGAATAAACCTGACGGGAGGAGACCGCGGAGTGCTCCATGCAATGGGAGTCTTTAGGGCTATGGCGATTGTTGGCCCAGGA includes:
- a CDS encoding maleate cis-trans isomerase family protein, which produces MSKRILLGMLTPSSNTALEPITSAMVAQLPGVSAHFSRFTVTEISLSDRALGQFDTTNIIQAARLLADAKVDVIAWNGTSSGWLGFETDRRLCREIEEATGIPATTSVLALNEILDKTGVKKFGLVSPYLREVQQKIVANYRDNGIDCSSENHLGLKVNFQFSEVTEETLRAQIREVAVHGPEAIVTFCTNLHAAHLAQEVEQHHGIPLYDTISTVVWKSLKLAGYDTTRLAGWGRLFSEVA
- a CDS encoding MFS transporter, translated to MQTVNAAVQAEGRTGVRWRIFLVMLLLISINYVDRASLSVAMPLIAKEFNIAPAVQGLILSSFFWTYAVMQIPGGMLADRFKPRIVIACATLFWGFFQGVAAICTTSTALILTRLGLGASEAPIYPAGGKLNAMWMTRHERGRGATLLDGGAPLGAAFGAVIISGLISEFGSWRTSFVVAGVGTMLAGLFAWYYIRNNPREHPAVNQAEADYLEAALEEEQRSEPAHASGRSLDFFRYRSVWGMFFGWMCFNSLFYGLLTWMPNYLNKVHGFNIQQMGGASFAIFFSGFVGELIGGWIADKWKAAGGSPNRVMRTLFGIAAVAATASIFSVAYVGNPVTVVVLLASTLFFLRWCGLYWCLPSILGTRNKIGFLGGLMNLGGNIGGVLVPIIVGLIVQTTGSYFLALMFFAAAGVGLFVCSTLIDYQRKLPV
- a CDS encoding GntR family transcriptional regulator; protein product: MNMKSLPAETRKRISLRGTGMYAAIAERLREMILEGELPPGDHIDEKALCEQFDISRTPLREALKTLVTEGHVTHRQHMGFQVAPIDRDEIAAIFEVLHGLEETAGRLAAQRIDDKQMKMLMERHRAMETYHREGKRTAYYRANQKVHQHIVDVAGNPVLSDMYSSLMSKIHRARGAANADVLRWAESLGEHSEILDALSKRDGANLGRLLREHSEHTAAEVMKVLEAANAG
- a CDS encoding LysR family transcriptional regulator; translated protein: MFLPDVQTFLAVASAGSLSAAARQLNVVPMQVSRRIAALEEDLGVRLFHRTTRSLTLTAEGEAFVPYARAMVDAEAGARAELSPSSGTASGVLRLTAPSGFGQSVVLPMLPGLLEANPDLRIDLDLSDRQVDIVGQGLDLALRIAPLEDSELVARKIAPNPRLICASSEYLKRHGRPATSAELDQHRCIRLDSVERWPLVVDGKLIRKRIEGYVNTTSVEAARTSAVQGLGLAMLTYWDVFRQLADQSLVQVHLEDAAMEDLSVWAVIPSRRYVPNRVNVFLGALQKEISDLAGECGQVC
- a CDS encoding NADH:flavin oxidoreductase, coding for MNDATSPILSPYNRNGIAVRNRIAVAPMTRITATEYGHPTQTMFDYYKRFAKGGFGLVTTEGIYTDKAFSQGYRFQPGLADDVQAEAWSTFNREMHEHGTPVFAQLMHAGALSQGNAYRSHTVGPSAVRPKGEQMKFYFGEGLYAEPKQMTDAEIDEAVQGFVDAARRAVNIAGFKGVEIHGANGYLLDQFLTAGTNRRTDRWGGDTKARVQLLADVVKAVRHNIGDAVPVGIRISQGKVNDFGSKWSGGEADAEVIFGTLADAGIDFLHVTEFEAWQPAFEGTHDSLVTLARRYSPAVTIIANGGLHTAERINNALASGADLVTVGRGALANPDLPKLLANRREPRTFDSSILQPIASIKPAELAMQIAA
- a CDS encoding PP2C family protein-serine/threonine phosphatase, which produces MIPDETFAGAHMDISSAYFSEIGSRSRNQDAVGCVVAERHACFVVSDGIASTPGGEVAAQHAVKQILAQGGARAMATPDIAACIEDANAAILAEQARSTDRRKMGATVAALFIDRMTRSAQWAHLGDSRLYHFRHGSLMQRTRDHSLLQRMTDAGLSVNGISASLLDSALGMPGKIAPCIAPTMPLEDGDVFLLCTDGLWHAVPDTLIERHLRIVNKADDWLSLLRHEVCKQRGPTAPADNCSALAVWVGRPEEATLLRISA
- a CDS encoding HAMP domain-containing histidine kinase, with amino-acid sequence MFADFCAGEQVSNAASRLIRSGAGMQTLLDDLTEFNKTRLGLGINVVPTNVNLSDVLADELEELHVIPPNRQIELHVTGDLQGLGTASACRFSTPLGMGHRKHLCV